In the genome of Yersinia enterocolitica, the window AATTCCTCGAGCTGGCGGGAAAGAAAAGGTGTCATTAACGCATCCAAAGATGTGGCATTAACTGCGACCCCTGACAGCAATTCGCGAAAATAGGAGATGTCTACATCTTTGACATCCTGCTCCGACAGGAACTGTAATTCAACATCAGCGATGTCGTTTTTAGACAACTGCCAAGAGTAAAGCGCTTGAACAGCGCACTCACGAGCGCGGCGACGAGCAGCAGGTTTCACGGAATTCCCCTTAACTAAATTCAGCCTTTAATAGCTTTGATTACATTAATCATTTCAAGTGCGGTCAGGGCAGCTTCTGCACCTTTATTACCCGCTTTAGTACCAGCACGCTCAATTGCCTGCTCAATACTTTCTGTGGTCAGCACACCGAAAGCGACTGGAATATCGCTATTCATGGCGACACTTGCCAAGCCAGAACTCGCTTCACCAGCAACATATTCAAAGTGCGCAGTTCCCCCACGGATAACCGTACCCAGCGCAATTACCGCATCGTAACGATTTGTTTTTGCTAATACATTGGCAACCAGCGGCAACTCATAGGCACCCGGTACCCAAACAACAGTAATGTTGTCATCAGCTACCTGACCAATGCGCTTCAGGGCATCAATTGCACCTTCCAGCAGACTGTCGTTGATAAAGTTGTTAAAACGCGCAATTGCAATCGCCACGCGGGCATTAGGAGTAGCAACAACACCTTCGATAACGTTCATAGCTTTCCTCAATATGGGTTCATACCCCGCAGGGGGGCGGATTCTATCATATTCTTTCACGCCCCGCCCCTGCGCATTTACAAAACGCTTGGCAAGACGATGATTGAGCTTCGGGAAACTCTGCCGGAAAATTCAATTAATACTTCGGTTTCAAACGCAAACGTAAGTCTGGCCCCACCTGACGTACATCACTGAAGACAAATTCAGGGGCTTGTGCTAAATGCGTTAATCCAGCCAACTGGCACAATCCGCGGGCATCGCTACCCAACAGTTTTGGCGCGATATACAGAATTAACTCATCAACCACACCGGCCTGTAATAGTGCGCCTGCCAGTTGTGGCCCGGCTTCAACCCACACTGAGTTAATTTGCCGCTTGCCAAGTTGCATCATCAATAATACCAAATCCACACCATTACCATGGCGAGGTAACAATAACTGCTCGACATTATCTGGCCATGGCTGCTGATCCGCCTCAACGCGCGCCAGCCAGCATGGGCCATTTTGTTGTGTCACTTGGTGTTCAGGCGTTACACGGTTATGGCTATCCAATATAATCCGAACCGGTGGGCGCAGCGAATCTTGGGGATACAAGGCTTGCGTTTGGGCATCTAACTCCGACCAGCGCACCGTGAGCGAAGGGTCATCCGCTATTACGGTGGCACTGGTACTGAGAATCGCCGAACTCTCAGCTCGAAAACGCTGCACATCCTGGCGTGCCTGTGGCGACGTAATCCACTGGCTTTCACCCGAGGCCATCGCGGTACGTCCATCTAATGATGCCGCCATTTTCAATTGCAAATAAGGAAAACCGGTACGCATCCGCTTTAGGAAACCAAGATTCACGGCTTCAGCTTCCGCCAACATCAAACCGTGGTCGACTGCAACCCCGGCCTGTTTCAATTTATATAACCCGCGCCCGGCAACTTGCGGATTGGGGTCCTGCATTGCCGCCACGACTCGGGTTACACCAGCGGCCACCAGTGCATCCGCACAAGGCGGCGTGCGCCCGTGGTGACTACAAGGCTCAAGGGTGACATAAGCCGTTGCACCGCGCGCTTTTTCACCCGCCATGTGTAATGCATGTACTTCGGCGTGTGGCTCTCCGGCACGCAGATGATACCCTTCGCCGACAATTTCACCATCACGCACCAACACACACCCAACATTTGGGTTTGGCGAGGTAGTAAACCGCCCTAACCGCGCGAGTTCAAAAGCGCGGGCCATATAGAACTCATCAGTCTGCATGGCTTTCCTTACGTTTATTGCGCCGCTTTATGGCTGCGCGACCCTCGCTAAATAACCATTTGGCGCGAATTAATCCTGCAAACGGGCAATTTCTTCACCGAATTCACGAATATCTTCAAAGCTACGATAGACCGAGGCGAAGCGAATATAGGCCACTTTATCGAGCCGTTTGAGGGCTTCCATCACCAGGTTACCCACCATTTTCGTCGGA includes:
- a CDS encoding transcription antitermination factor NusB — translated: MKPAARRRARECAVQALYSWQLSKNDIADVELQFLSEQDVKDVDISYFRELLSGVAVNATSLDALMTPFLSRQLEELGQVERAILRIALFELSKRNDVPYKVAINEAIELAKTFGAEDSHKFVNGVLDKVAPTVRKKK
- a CDS encoding 6,7-dimethyl-8-ribityllumazine synthase — translated: MNVIEGVVATPNARVAIAIARFNNFINDSLLEGAIDALKRIGQVADDNITVVWVPGAYELPLVANVLAKTNRYDAVIALGTVIRGGTAHFEYVAGEASSGLASVAMNSDIPVAFGVLTTESIEQAIERAGTKAGNKGAEAALTALEMINVIKAIKG
- a CDS encoding bifunctional diaminohydroxyphosphoribosylaminopyrimidine deaminase/5-amino-6-(5-phosphoribosylamino)uracil reductase RibD, encoding MQTDEFYMARAFELARLGRFTTSPNPNVGCVLVRDGEIVGEGYHLRAGEPHAEVHALHMAGEKARGATAYVTLEPCSHHGRTPPCADALVAAGVTRVVAAMQDPNPQVAGRGLYKLKQAGVAVDHGLMLAEAEAVNLGFLKRMRTGFPYLQLKMAASLDGRTAMASGESQWITSPQARQDVQRFRAESSAILSTSATVIADDPSLTVRWSELDAQTQALYPQDSLRPPVRIILDSHNRVTPEHQVTQQNGPCWLARVEADQQPWPDNVEQLLLPRHGNGVDLVLLMMQLGKRQINSVWVEAGPQLAGALLQAGVVDELILYIAPKLLGSDARGLCQLAGLTHLAQAPEFVFSDVRQVGPDLRLRLKPKY